The following nucleotide sequence is from Allocatelliglobosispora scoriae.
TTTTCGTCAATGGATCCGACATCTACGGCTCCTGTACGGTCAGCCTTTGCATGCCACGTGTTCCGGTCCGAAATGCGCTCGTGCCGTTGTCTCTCAAGGATTACATCACCGCAATCAGGTTACGGCGAATGTCCTCATGATGGCGCAGCGGAATGACAGCGAATTCAGCGGCTCCACCGACCTGTGGCGCAATGCCGTCCTGGCCTGCGACCCATGGGATGATCAATAGCAAATGGACTGTGTCACAACAACGACATGTTGCCAATTTAGGGCCGATGTGGAAACGGCCGAGCAGTCTTGCCCACGACGCCAATTGTCCGGCGATATCGACGGATGAGCCCGCACGCACGTTCCCGGGTTTGGTGGTCCGCTCCGTTCGCCGGATCCCGACGGAGTGACTCCAAGGCTTACCGTCCCAGAATGGCTAGTTCGACGCATGTTGATGCTTTCTCGCGAAACTTCGTTCCTCGACCTGCTGCCGGAGCATTGAGGAAGATCGGCGTCGAGCTGGAGTTCCCCGTCGTCCAGAGCAACGGGTACGCCGTGGAATACAGCACCATTCGACGTCTGTTCCCGTGGCTGGAGGCGTCCGGCTGGCAGATCTCCAGGGACGAGGGCACCGGCGAGTGCGTCGAGGCGACCCACTCGGCCGGCCGAGGGCAGGGCCGCTTCGGCTACGTCCGGGATTCGATCAGCACCGATGTCGGCTTCTGCACCATCGAGGTCTCACTCAGCCCCGAGGACGACCTGTTCGCGCTCGCCCGGCACTGGGACGCCGTCAGGCGCGTCCTGCTGGAGTTCTTCACCGGGCAGGACTGCCACATCCTGGGGTACGGCGTACAGCCGCTCTCCGTACCCGAACGCGGTCTCATCGCGAGAAAGGGACGCTACCTCTTCCTGGAGCAGGACTCACTGAACCGCATCGTGGATCAGCGGCACGGCGCCGACGTCTCGGTCTTCGCCATCAGCGCCTCCAACCAGTGCCACATCGACGTCTATCGCGACGAAGCGATCAGCGCCGTCAACCTCGCCAACGGACTCGCCCCGATCTTCAGCGCCATCACCGCCAACGCGCCCGTCTGGCGCGGCGGCGTCGATCCCGACTGGGTCGACATCCGCGAGTTCTTCTGGGACAGGGGATGGAGCAACCGGATCGACCAGATCGGCATACCCGACCGGTTCACCGGCTTCGACGACTACGTCGAGCGGATCTGCGCCTTCCGCCCGCTGATGGTCAAGCGCGACGGCCAGTACATCCAGATCACCGGCTGCCGCACCTTCGCCGACTACCTCGCTCGCGGCGGCGACAACACCGGGATGACCGTGATGGGCGAAGCGGTCCCGCTGAGCTGCGCTCCCGAGGACATCCAGTTCCACGGCGGGTTCGCCTGGTGGCAGGCCCGGCTCGCCGCCCCCTACGGCACCATCGAGTTCCGGCCCTGCAGCCAGCAGCCGCCCGACGCCACCCTCGCCGTCG
It contains:
- a CDS encoding glutamate-cysteine ligase family protein; translation: MRKIGVELEFPVVQSNGYAVEYSTIRRLFPWLEASGWQISRDEGTGECVEATHSAGRGQGRFGYVRDSISTDVGFCTIEVSLSPEDDLFALARHWDAVRRVLLEFFTGQDCHILGYGVQPLSVPERGLIARKGRYLFLEQDSLNRIVDQRHGADVSVFAISASNQCHIDVYRDEAISAVNLANGLAPIFSAITANAPVWRGGVDPDWVDIREFFWDRGWSNRIDQIGIPDRFTGFDDYVERICAFRPLMVKRDGQYIQITGCRTFADYLARGGDNTGMTVMGEAVPLSCAPEDIQFHGGFAWWQARLAAPYGTIEFRPCSQQPPDATLAVAALGLGVMESLHDAHALYDRFTVTDWRRLRFDVLRHGLKASLRDLPVTALAQQLLDIARAGLISRGLGEEAFLDVLQERVSAGVTVADPVAAAFDPDDLTAFLDLVRIR